The sequence TCTGAAAGGCGATGCCGTCTTCGTGGATGAAGCTGTGGCGCCTATTTTGGAAGCAGGAGCACTGATGGTGTCAGGGAACCACGTGCACGGTTTCGGAGCGCGGCGGCTGCCGTTAGCCTCTCCTTGGGGTTACACGTGAGTGTGAGGAGCCCCTTCAAGACGTCGAACCCATCCGGCGACAGCATCTCACTGGGAAACAGCTCGCGCAGCCGGCTGTGGTAACACAACCGCGGCTGCATGCCCCGCTAGCCGTCGCAGCACCTTGCTGACATTGAGCGGCGGCACGAACGTCTGCAACGTTTCCGCGCCCGGCATGCCGAGCAGCAAGCACGTAGAATATCTTGTCGAGCTGGTGGCGCCTCTTCGTCCACCTTGGACAGCACCTCGCCgagcaaatattttttttctaactcTCAGTAGAACAGCTCTGCCATGACGCAGCCAAGCGACCACAGGTCGACGCGCTCGTCGTAGTCCGGCATGTCCATCAGCATCTCGGGCGCCATGTACCGGACCGCTCCTACCTGCGTGTATGGCGGCCGGGACTTGGCCGTGGACATGGACAGGCCGTAGTCGCAGATATTATGCGGTGCTTGACTGCTTGTGCATCACCTCGGCGCCGGTTAGGAGCTGCCTCGACCCGGCGCACGTCGGCCTCCGGGAACGCGCGGCCGTGGCGATGAAGGTGGTCCTTCAGTACGTGGCACAGGTTCCGACGTATTCCATGACAAGGAAGGGAGTAATTCTTTTGAAAGTGGGTTGCGTGCGACGCCATGGAGACCGACGAGGTAGGGGTGGCCGCCGCTGGGCGCCAGGAAGCAGGCCTCCCGCagcagctttttttttttttgaaatgttCCGATCAGTTTCCTGGTGCCGCGCCAGTCCACTGCTGCGCGCGATGAGCTCTTTTATGGTGGAAGACCTGCTCGATGACGTGGAACTCTCCGACGGCGAGGCCAACAGACATTGCCCATCACATCCTGCGATCAGCGCCTGTCTATCAGCTCGCCACGAACACTGGTGCTACATGTGCTTTCTTCGACTCTGTGTGGAAGAACCGTGCTCCTCCGGAGTTCAACTCTTCGGATGGCTCCTGATACAAGATTGCATCCAGAGCAAGGCGAACTTGTTCCTGAAGAATGTGGTTGATAATGAGGTCGGTTTGTCTACAAACACTAGTCCAATTGGGAATCCAGAAGAACGTGCTCCTGGTACAAAGATCATTAAGGGGGTGTTTGTCTACAAACACTAGTCCAATTGGGACATACATCACTAGCACACCAACATTGTCAAAACAGCAAAACCACAATGGCCAACATATCTAAGATCGCCTCAAATTACCAGCCCAAGATCACCGAACTACACTCCAGTAGACAGAAAATGGTAAAGCTTCCCCAACCTTTCATCGCAAGCTAGACGATCGAATCGGAATGGATATCCACCTCTAAATAATTAATGACATCAGTTGTTCAGTTTGTGATTTGTACCTCGACAGTGGCAAGCCATCGAGCATATATTAAAACTGCAGTTCACGAAAACAGGTGACAACTGCCATTCATGATCATTGCAACTTGCCAATTCCTTGCAGGGGGACAACTTAAATGGAAGAAAATGAAAGTACAAACCACTTGCATGTAATTACATAAGATACATGTCCAGGCACTATGAACGCTATCAGGATTAACTTAAAAAAGTAAACATGGTGATGCTGTCTAAAGTTTGATCTTCAGATCTAGCCCCTTACTGCAGCCATGAGTTGTTGCAAGCAAGTTGCATACTGAACTGCAGTGTGTTGGAAAGAATATTGATCTGAAAGACCATACTCCGAAAAGATTGATTCTACATGAATGAAACGACCAGGTAATGACTTCTTCGCAACTGTTTCCTGCCATATGTCAAAGAAGTCTTCCATGATTGCCCTGGATTTTTCGATGGAAGATAGGGGATAATATTCTACCTGCATGGAGAGTAAGAACAACCTTAATACCAACTTGCTGGCAAACTTGAGCAACATAAGCAAAAGTAAGGCTTTGACAAACAGAATGGTTGCGGGCAGATTAATTCAGGAAAATccatcaaatgtttcttttccCCCATATTAAGAATTTGAGCCAATTACACAGAGAAAAGATGTGACCATTTGTAATGTTTGCATGGTGGTGCACAAGTCCAAATAACATGGTTCACTTTTCTATTATTGCTTTccgctaaaaaaaattagtattgCCAGAGAAGATATCAAGCAACTTAATAGTTTGAAGCTGTGAATGTGTACTTTCAAACTGCAGTCCTAGTAGTGAAGCAACTGAGCATCGAGGCTCACAAGTTTTCAATTGAGCAAAGACACTAAAGCCTGGCATTACGTCACCCAAAGTTCATCAAGCTCAACATAATCAGTGAATGCTTCAATTAATAAAAACCTCTATCTCaagattaaataaaaaaataaccaaGTCATAGGGTACTAATTATCCATAGAGGGTGCTCCATACTAGTGGTTTAGACTTGCATACTTCAGAACAGTATTTTATCAAATCAAATTTTACATTGTTACTTCATTGCATTTGGTTTGATTTTCATCTTTTAGTAAAAAAGGCAAATAATCAGTAACGGGTTGAAAAGCTAGCAGGACATCAGTAAAATaggaacaaaataaaaagaaaaaaagaatgataCCTCCATCATGATTCCTCTCAGTGCTTCAGAATTGTTAGGAACACATTTTCCTATCCTCAAGCAGAAATCACCCAGTTGATACTGAAACCCCTGAGGATGAAAATTACTATTTAATTATGTGAAACAATTGAAATTGTATACGAGACTATGAAATAGCATACGAGATTAAGTCACTACGCATAGTCTGGACTGAAAGAAAAGGCAAAACTTACAGCTAGATGTCTACGAAAGGTAAAGGAATTAACATAGCAAAACAGGATGTAAACACATATGAAGTTTGCTCAACTCTATGATTTTCATTGACCACTACTTACTAGTGGCTACTGTATAGAAGGAAGCACCATTTTCTGAAATCAAATCAAACAGGAAATAGGCAGAATCTGGAAATAACATAAACACACACCTTTTACAACCCAATATTTTGATTTCAGAGAGCTTTGAGAATATGTACACACAACCTAGGTTAGATTAGCCTGTCCCAATTCATCTGTGTCACTTGCGGCTTGCCCCAATCACCCATGTTAATTCTTTCGTTtccttcaccccccccccctgtggTTGCTTTCCTCACAGTGGAAAGTTCTCTTAGAAAATCTCTGCCAGGAAATATGAAATTTTAAGCGAGAATAAGGTCGATTCCAATTTAAACAGGAAACACAGATTTGTTTTGCTTAGTCTAAGCAAAGACAAAACGAGTGCAATTAGACTAGAGCTTGATTGACAAATCTAGTTCGGTTTCAAGCACATTGATGAATTTGAACCAAAACAAAACTGAAACCAGAAGGGCAAGAGGGGAAGCGATGTGACCTCGAAATTGAGGGCGACACGGGCCTTGTAGGACTGGAGCTTCTCCATGACCTGGGGGAACGCGGCATCGGCCTGGAGGACGAGGCGCTGGGCGCGGACGATGGAGAAGTAGAGTCCCGGGCGCTCGTGGAGCGCGACGCCGAGGAGCTCGCGGGGCACGTcggggtgctgctgctgctgctgccccgCGCCTCCCGCGCCGTCGCGGGTCATGGCGCGGTAGAAGAAGATGGAGGTCTTCCAGCGCCCGTCCTTGGCCCCGCCTAGTGACTCCGCGCAGCCGCACGCATCCGCGAGGATCTGGCTGTTGAGCGTCGCGCCGGGGCTCGGGTGCCAGTGCATCAGCCTGCGGCGCCGCGACGCGGAGTGAGGCCGCGGAGAGAGGGAAAAGGGAGAGGTGAGAGTAGATTACCACTTGACGGCGGGCATGGCGGCGGCTCGGTGGGGGCGCCGGCACCGGCGACGAGGGCCGCAGCTTTGCCGCGGCGCAGGGGCAGGGTGCGGGTACTCGTAGGCCGCTGGGCTGTGATAGTAATAAGAGAACAACCTTATTGCGAGGGGAGCCTAAGTAGTGGGCCGGAAGTTCGCAGCCACTGAGGCAGGCCCATGGAAATTGTCATCAAAAATCATGTGGTGTAGAGGAAGGTATCACTGTCAACTAGctctcaaaaaattcaaataaaaatataatttatacagtgagaaataaaatatatatatataatcatgtGCTAGGTGGCCAAGGCGGCGACACGTCTGCCGACGAGCAGCACGTACGAGACAGTAGATGgtggaagcaaattctataggatagatttgtaaaattttatttatattatctattttgtgATCCAATagttagactgaaaagaaaaaaaagatagagtAGACATATATCATCATAGGAGAAAGAGTATTTCATATAATAAAATCCTATAATTTGCTTACACATAAGGCGGCACGTGATCATGACGCCGCCGGACGGCTCGAGAAGCCTCAGCGTATCTAAATGGGAGCACGCGTCTAAGCAAGGTTTACAAATTCATTTTGCCAACAAAAACTGGAGCCGGGTGGTTACCGAAAAATCGCGGTTATTACGATAACCACTCAAAATTCGGCAAGAATTTGCTCAAAATTCAttcggtcaaatttgaaatttggacaaaaaatcGCTAGATTCGCCGTTCAGTAATTGCCCAGTTACCGAACGATTTTGCGATAAATCGAACGGGTTTTTAGATAACCGCACGCTCAATAACCGAGCAATTTTGATCGAAAATCGAGCAATTTGAAGCGGTAACCCACCGATTTAACTCCCAATCTATGAATTtctaagaaaaacaaaaaaaatcaaaaaaataaaaaaaaatagaaacaaatatggcatgagatttgctatggtttgtttaataaaaaaaaattagcatggCCTTTGCTATATTTCAGACATTTTCAAGGAAACAGCATGACCATATAATTGTTTTatcgaatatatgcatatattatatatatatagcacatcaaattaataaatatgttgaATTGTCTAtacaaatagatactaatagcaatacgagcatgaccatataattatttcatcgaatatatgcatacattacatatgtagtacctcaaattaataaatatgtcgaATTGTCCATACACCACCTATCAGTACTTACCAAAGTGATAGTCGATGCTTAAAATGtagtttgcatagtatccaTGCCACATGCAACCTACGATATGGAAAAAAACTAGTACAATACCAtggtataaaaataaaatagttgtagaaagtaaattatcatcGTCTTCagaaccaccagcttgggggGCGATTAAATTCCTTTGTATTATATTCCTCGGTGGAAATAAATATTATCCAtcgtgtagatagcaactctACTTTAAACGCTGCCCAAATTTACCCTATTCATATAGAAGTGGTTAACCATTGTTCTTGCAATATGGTATAAAATTCAGGATCTTGCTACTCATATACCCACTGAATAGGAGTTTCTGACTGAGCATTGGGGACaggatagtggtacggatacgatccagaactactctccatgccatagtTACTAGAATAGCTCTCACTATCTTGTGGTCAATCATGGCCACCCTGTATGATATgcctttgtgaggatggggcaccGTGGTCCTGGTCCTGTGTGGCATacgaaaactgactctcaccagtgaattgcacagGAGCAACGACAGAGGATGGGCATGAAGGAACACCGCCTCCCTGACCATCATCGTCAGCGCTATCTGTCTTTGCGCTACTGTCATTCGATTTTTGGTAAGTTGTGTTCTTTGGGTCACTATCCGTATTCTCATtgctttgcacttgtctttttcccttacccttaatcttcttgctcttctttggatacaccattttcttcttcctctttcacATGTATGTGTCACCTACCACTTTAGCAGCCCACCGTTGCAAATCTTGTGGGTTCACTGTGTCAGTCACCATGTGAGTTGGCAGAGGTATGTCActatctgtgtcctcctcatcaagctctggGGCAACATTTGATCTACCGGTCTCCATCTAGTCCTAGAGCAGATTGTTCCTTGTTCAATGTGAGCTCTataagccgctgaaatggatcatcatcaacagtcgacCTGATGCTTGCATCCAAATTATTCTATATTCTCATgttgtagttgacatataccaacttatggagcttctttTAGCTTAAACGGTTGCGAATTTTTGTGTGGATAAATGCTAATatactccagttcctctcacacccactagatgaaggaCATTGAGACACTAGGCGCCTAGCAAGCATCGTTAGTATAGGTGTAGACAAACCAAATATAGACCACCATTGCGTtgcaagtaggtaaagtgatatAACATTTGGAAAAGTAGATAAAGTGATGCAACGGTTACATATGTCAATGCAATTTTGTACCAGGTTGAGTCTTGCCGTCACAAGCCATCCGTGAAGCGAATGACAGAGACTTTGTCCGATAAATTTCAACCTCGATAAGTGCTTCCACGGCAGTACTAACATTGGTCATCCTCTCGAATGTCTCCCGAAGATCTTTGAACAAGTTTGGGCCTGTGCCATATGCGTAGTGCATATGGGGTTCAATGCG is a genomic window of Phragmites australis chromosome 17, lpPhrAust1.1, whole genome shotgun sequence containing:
- the LOC133896976 gene encoding putative cyclin-dependent kinase F-2: MSTAKSRPPYTQVGAVRYMAPEMLMDMPDYDERVDLWSLGCVMAELRLRELFPSEMLSPDGFDVLKGLLTLTCNPKERLTAAAALRNRARGSLTPSVLLLPK
- the LOC133897886 gene encoding mediator of RNA polymerase II transcription subunit 20a-like — its product is MPAVKWLMHWHPSPGATLNSQILADACGCAESLGGAKDGRWKTSIFFYRAMTRDGAGGAGQQQQQHPDVPRELLGVALHERPGLYFSIVRAQRLVLQADAAFPQVMEKLQSYKARVALNFEGFQYQLGDFCLRIGKCVPNNSEALRGIMMEVEYYPLSSIEKSRAIMEDFFDIWQETVAKKSLPGRFIHVESIFSEYGLSDQYSFQHTAVQYATCLQQLMAAVRG